The Acidimicrobiia bacterium sequence GGACGCAAAGGCTCAGTCTGTCGAGGAGGCTGCAGCCGCGGTCGCTGCGCACGAGCAGCGATTCGCCAAAGACCTCGCCGCTCTCGACCTGGCGGTGGGCGATCGCAAAGCCCGCGATGTCTGTGTCGATGCGCTGGCCGCCGCCACCCAGCAAGTGGAGCACATCGCAAGCGCACGAGTTAAGGCGGCCGGTTTAGCGAAAGAACGCGACGCTGAACAGGAGTCGGCACTGATCGCCAAGAGCCTGGCCCATCATCTGGCGGCCAACGGCTTCGAGGGCTGGGTGATGGCTGAAGCCCTCGAAGCTCTCGTCCAAGGAGCGAATCTGCGCCTCGATGATCTGTCCAGCGGAGCGTTTTCGCTGGAGCTGGAGAAACGGGAGTTCCGGGTCATCGATCATCGAAATGCCGATGAGCGACGCTCGGTCAAGACGCTCTCCGGTGGCGAGACCTTCCTCGTGTCCCTCGCCCTGGCGCTCGCACTTGCCGAGGAACTGGCCTCCATGTCGGCACAGGGTGTTGCGCGTCTCGAATCGATGTTTCTCGACGAGGGGTTCGGCGCACTCGACGCGGAAACCCTCGATGTGGTCGCTACCGTTATCCACGAACTCGGTTCCGATGGCCGCATGATTGGATTGATCACTCACGTGAAGGATCTCGCCGATCAGGTGCCGGTCCGGTTTGAGATCCGGAAGGGTCCGGGAGGAGCGACGGTTGAGCGGGTGGACGCATGAAGTTCTCGATTGAGCCATGGGCGCCCGAGTACGGTGTTGCCTCGGGCGCCGAGATGGAAGACACGACGTCGCCCCCGGCGCTCGATGTCGAGGTTGCTGCCGCCGATTGGGCTCCTGTCAGCCCGGCCGGTGCGGGTGCTTCATCTGTGCTCTTCGTCGACGGCGTCAGACGGATCGACGCCAACGTTTGGATCACCCAGCCGGATGGAACGACCGCCCTCGGAATCTGTGCCTCGTATGCGGCAGGGGCCGTGCGGGCCGATGGAAGCGCTGATCTCGTCGAGACGGTCGTCGAACGCGGCCTGTTCACGTCGGCCAACCAAGCCGAGGATATCGTGACCAGGCGCTCCTGCTATTCGGTGCGAGCGGCGGCGGGGGAGTCCCCGGAGGCGCTGTGGCTGGCCATGCAGCAGCGGATGGGTGAGCTGGAAGGCGCCATCGTTGCCAAACACGAGGGCGCCGACCTGGTCGTGGCAGACGGTCCGCTGAGGGCCGGGAAGCATGTTCCGTCGTCGGTCGGCTACATCAAGACCCACCATGTTCATTACCTTCCGCCGGCCGTCCGACCCGTTCTCGGGTCCCTCGCAGCAGGCCAGCGGACTCCCGTGTTCCTCTCGACCACGTCGTGGTCGCGATACATGTGGTACGTGCGCTTGCCGGGACCGGCCGGGCATCCGCTTGCGTCCGTCGTCCGCCTCGAAGCCTCTGCCGATCAGTCACCGGCGTCGGCGGTCGAACTCGCAAATCTGGTCAGCGTCTCACTCCCACGCTTCGCATCTCAGGGGCACAAGGACCCGCGCGCTCCCCAGAATCTCTATCCGATCGCCGGACTGGAGCGAGAGCTACGCCGGCGTTTGGGCGACCAGGCCTTGCTGTTTCGGGATCTGCGGGTCGCGGCGACCTGAGTATCACGCTTCGCGTTTCGGTTGCCTGGTCATGAGGGCCAACACCGCCTCGCGCGGGTGCGCGCCGTCGTAGAGGACGCGGCCGACCTGGGCGGCGATCGGCGTTTCCACCCCGACTCTTTCTGCCAGATCCAGGACGGCTCTGGTCGTCTTGACTCCTTCGGCAACCATGCGCATGTCGTCGATGATCTCGTCGAGCGAGTGCCCTTTGGCCAGTTCCACTCCTACGCGATGGTTCCTGCTCTGAGAACTCGTACAGGTGGCGATGAGATCTCCAACTCCTGCGAGGCCGGCGAACGTATTCGGTTCACCACCGAGTGCTACACCGAGCCTCGTGAGTTCGGCGATCGCCCGCGTAACCAGCGCAGCCAGCGTGTTGTCCCCGAGGCCCAGGCCGCGTGCCATCCCTGCTGCGATGGCCATCACGTTCTTGAGTGCCCCGGCCGTTTCGCAACCGATCACGTCCTGATTGGTGTAGACGCGAAACGTCGGATCCATGAACGCCTGCTGAAGTGAGCCGGCGACTCCGAGGTCGGACATAGCAATGACGGTGGCGGCGGGTTGACCCTCCATGATCTCCTTCGCCAGATTTGGACCGGTGAGAACACCGATCGTCGCCGGGTCGTGGGAGGGGAGGACTTCCGCCGTAACCTCGCTCATTCGCTTGAGTGATTCCTGCTCGATGCCCTTGGTCAGGCTGAGGATCGGAAGATCGTCACCGACGAAGCCGGCCAACTCGGTGAGGACCGCCCGGTAGCCGTGGGACGGAACCGCCATGATGAGCGCCTCGACGCCGGCCACTGTCTGTTCGAGATCAGTGGAGGCGCGCAAGCCGTAGGGAAGTCTGAAACCAGTCAGGTAGTCCGGGTTCTCGCCTGCGTTGATCGCCACAGCGAGTTCGTTCCGTCGAGCCCACAACGTCACAGGTTGGCGGCGAGCCGCCAGCGCCGCCACCGTCGTACCCCAGGAACCGGCACCAATCACAGCCATCTTCATCGAACATCCTTTCGGCGGAATCCCACGATACGGCACCAAACTGCGCGATGTGAGCCACGGCTACAATCGCTCGCTGTGGCAAAGATCGGAATACTCGGGTACCCCAACGTTGGTAAGACCACTCTGTTCAACGCGTTGACCGGGCTGACTGCGCCGACTGCTGCTCATCCGTTCTCGACCCTCGAACCAAATGTGGGGGTCGCTTCCGTTCCCGATTCCAGGCTCGATCGTGCGGCTGCCGTCGAGCGCTCGGTCAAGATCGTGCATGCGCAACTGGAACTCCTCGATGTGCCGGCCATGGTCAAACCGGGACACGGTGGGGGATTGGCCGGCCAGTTCCTGGCTCGACTCCGGGATGTCGAAGCGCTCGCCATCGTGTTGC is a genomic window containing:
- a CDS encoding NAD(P)-dependent glycerol-3-phosphate dehydrogenase, whose protein sequence is MKMAVIGAGSWGTTVAALAARRQPVTLWARRNELAVAINAGENPDYLTGFRLPYGLRASTDLEQTVAGVEALIMAVPSHGYRAVLTELAGFVGDDLPILSLTKGIEQESLKRMSEVTAEVLPSHDPATIGVLTGPNLAKEIMEGQPAATVIAMSDLGVAGSLQQAFMDPTFRVYTNQDVIGCETAGALKNVMAIAAGMARGLGLGDNTLAALVTRAIAELTRLGVALGGEPNTFAGLAGVGDLIATCTSSQSRNHRVGVELAKGHSLDEIIDDMRMVAEGVKTTRAVLDLAERVGVETPIAAQVGRVLYDGAHPREAVLALMTRQPKREA